The proteins below come from a single Triticum aestivum cultivar Chinese Spring chromosome 5D, IWGSC CS RefSeq v2.1, whole genome shotgun sequence genomic window:
- the LOC123120372 gene encoding non-specific lipid-transfer protein-like → MARAQVMLMAVALVLMLAAVPRAAVAIDCGHVDSLVRPCLSYVQGGPSPSGQCCGGVQSLHNQAQSKSDRQAACNCLKGIARGIHNLNEDNARSLAPKCGVNLPYHISLDIDCNSV, encoded by the exons ATGGCCCGCGCTCAGGTAATGCTCATGGCCGTCGCCTTGGTGCTGATGCTCGCGGCGGTCCCGCGCGCTGCCGTGGCCATCGACTGCGGCCACGTTGACAGCTTGGTGAGACCCTGCCTGAGCTACGTTCAGGGCGGCCCCAGCCCGTCTGGGCAGTGCTGCGGCGGCGTCCAGAGCCTCCATAACCAGGCGCAATCCAAGAGCGATCGCCAAGCCGCTTGCAACTGCCTCAAGGGGATCGCTCGTGGCATCCACAATCTCAACGAGGACAACGCCCGCAGCCTCGCCCCCAAGTGCGGTGTCAACCTCCCATACCACATCAGTCTCGACATCGACTGCAACAG TGTGTAA